The Imtechella halotolerans DNA window ATTGGTTTGAATATCAAATTCAAAGATTACTCCGTCATTATTACTACCTCCAAGATTTGTTAGTCCCATAAATTTGTTGTTTCCCACCTCAATAAGTTTCCCGGTAGGAGTATTTCCATTTTCGAGAGTTAGGTCAAATTTTTTGGTATAGGACTCTAAGGCAATATTATACTCATAAATAACGCCTCTATTGTTAACTCCACCATCCCTGGTTAGACCATATAGATTTCCATTGGTGCCTATTGTTAAACTTAATGAGGGAGAGCCGCCAGTACTAGCACGGGCAAAATCAAATTTTTTTTCAAAGGTGTTACTGTCAATACTGTATTTGAATAGGGTACCGCTTTTATCGGCTCCACCTCCAGAGGTAGTGCCATATAGTGTGCCCTCAGCAACTTCAACTAAAATGGTGGGTGCCACTCCTGTATTGTCTCCATCAAAATTGAAAAGTGTACTAAAGCTTTCGGTAGTGTAATCGTAACTGAATAAAACGCCTTGTCCATAAGTTCCTCCTCGGTTTGTGAGACCATAAAGTTTTCCATCTGATCCCTGAATTACATTTGCATACAGGTTCTGGCCCATGGTAACACCATCAAAATCTAATTTTTTAGTGAGAGTTTTACTGGCAATATCATACTCAAACAAGGTCCCTAAATCATAAAGTCCTCCGTATAGTGTAGTACCATATAGTTTTCCATTTTTGGCTAAAATGACATTTGAATAGGGGGATCTACCAGACGTTACTTTTTCAAAATCATGTAGTTTGGTATAGGTCTCTGTGGCTATATGATAGGCATAAAGAACACCATTTTCAAACTCTCCTCCATCTCCTGTAGTACCATATAAGGTTCCTTTAACCTCACATAGGCTGGAATTGTCAGGTTGCGCTCCAGGGTTTGTATATTTTAATTCATGAAGGATGGTATAGTTCTCCCCATTTAGGTCAGTTTTGAATATAGTACCTAAGCTTCCGTTCCCGCCATTGTTTACTCCAAAAATGGCCCTTTCTTGTGCAAATGAAAAAGTTAGAGTACCTAGTAAGCAAAACAATAGAAGTTGTTTAATCCTTTCATTGATGCCTTTTGATGTATGTATACATTTACTGCTAGGCCCTAGGTTGTTTACAATAAGGAGTATTTTTATCTGCATAGGATGTACTTAATTAAACAATTGCATTAATTGATTTAGTAGGTATAGAAATAGATTTTGATCGTATATGGCTAGTACACCTAGTATGGCTACCAGACTGAAAAAACCGATTCCTAAGGAGGCCCCGTTATTTCTGCCAGGCTCTAACACGGCTTGTGTTGGTTTTATTGGATTATAATACACATCTATGATTTGATCCTCCTTGTATTTCTTTTCAAATTCTCTAGCATGATGTTTATGATAGATATTGGAAGTTGAAAACATAATTCTACTGCTTTGATACGGTTTTCTATGTACAACATACTCATAGGTAAGCTTGAACTTATATTCTGCACCATAATCAGTAATGGTGATTATTTTCCCACTTACTTTTGGCCAGTGAATAGAGGCTTTGGAAACTAATAGATTTCGTATTAGAACCAGGAGTAATGGTATAGAGAATAGGAGACTCAGTAGTCCCGATAATTCTATTTGTGACATTTCCTGAAACATTTTCATAGCAT harbors:
- a CDS encoding DUF3592 domain-containing protein, yielding MKMFQEMSQIELSGLLSLLFSIPLLLVLIRNLLVSKASIHWPKVSGKIITITDYGAEYKFKLTYEYVVHRKPYQSSRIMFSTSNIYHKHHAREFEKKYKEDQIIDVYYNPIKPTQAVLEPGRNNGASLGIGFFSLVAILGVLAIYDQNLFLYLLNQLMQLFN